The following nucleotide sequence is from Amia ocellicauda isolate fAmiCal2 chromosome 14, fAmiCal2.hap1, whole genome shotgun sequence.
tcgcctttaatgtattttttgttaatgcgtttccaaaatattgcagcagagagtCCTAGCGAGCTCGTTTCCCACTCGATtacattttggagctgcaagttattcttatgcatttattttactgtaattatcacctcatataaactgctgtgtattttggtctTAAACTTTCACAGACACTGCTACCTGATaatcctctattctgattggccaggactggaGATAGAAGAATCCAATAACCGAGACCCAGTTTCCACTCTTGTGAGTcggacagtacagtttgttttaatgtgtgtaagtgtagaaaaCATAGTTTCACAGAGATAGGTCAATGCGATTTCAGCGGGGTGGCAATCAACAGTTGTCAGATCCCCTCGGGGATTTCTTGTGTCTCGCCTTGACTTTTTACCTGTTCAGCTCTTTCCCCGCGCCCCCATAAAGGGTCTTGCGCCCCCCCAGGAGGGCGcgccccacagtttgggaaccactgtcaTAGCAGACCCGGAAGTCACGGCCAAAGTGTGCCCACTGTCGGTGGCCAGACAGTCGGGGCATAAGACATCCCCACTCCAAGCGGGCAAggttgaagactctgtataggacattgaagaaagtgttttgtcataattatataatgttttatattaatactagcattacacatagttttgtatacagactgagcagattagatttagcaggacaagtaaagggtcaacaaggttgatttgttagaaactcctgtcagtaatgaaagatcacacagtgccgaaatagcctacagatgtctgctgtgaatttgtttatggctTAATCGTTGCTCCAGATaaggcaggaatgtttctgttactgagcgattgacactaggtaaatgacgacctgggatcgcatcttcctagtgcacatcaaagacggacatctgctttggatccatcacctcttcactggaggacagatcgtaaaacggacccggacctgtatcttctgattggatgagcAGCCATAAGATGTTTcctcattttcctataaagttgtactcatgtctgtaaacattaagtctcactgaaggagttatttctgacagtggggcttccgagccggcttgattaaagttctgtttgctttatatcCGCgactctccacttatttctgacacGGTTCTACAAGGTGCACTGGCCACATGCGGCACCGTGGCGGGGGTGAGAGGATACTGGTACCacataggcccgtaggcttaaccacagcaTGTGTGCCGGGGTCtctggggacaccgggtgatgcGGAGTCCGGGGTCGgcggggccgagggtagtagaccactgGCCGTAgcaggatctaaaaccgaggcacgcacgcacggaccgggagggctagcagtgctcattctcagtgaactgagagagcgagatcacCTACAGCCACAGCTGCGGGCTGCGGGCAAGCCGGCAGAGAAGCACCTCACACGGTCATTATCTCTTACGACACATTGAGGCTCAAGCCGGGCAGCCGGccggcctcggattttactgccgctgctagtgctcctgctgtggaggataGATCCcaatggacaaaaaaccaacacagcaagcagtcggaatataaggcactatataaacacaactattatttttgtGCTATTAAGTGTCTGtggccgaaactgaaaccgaagcgCACCAGAGCCCcagctcgtcactcagaacaggtaggtcccttcccacttcctgttccataaaacgtgacgtcagcacaaGTTCGTCTCATTTATAATTAGTATATTTTGtggcagcattttgtttttctttcataaaaacacaacacaattaaatataaCAGGCTTCTTTTAACTAAAGAGACACATTATTAGAATGATTTGCAGGAGCAATATATGGTAAGTTTATCTTATCACAAGCTTACCCATAAGAACTACAAATGgtcttttttcatattttcatgGCAGCAACACACCCCCAACATTTTTCGGGTGGCAGCAATACGGTTCCATAAGTTCATGTGTGATTTTTTTGGAAAACAATATTGTTGCAGTGTGATTAAGGAGAGAATATTTTGTCAAAATCACTTGCAGAGAATCTTGATTAATTTTCAACATTAAGGGTATaaatctctctttttttatcCAGGACAGAAACTTGTACTCAATTACCAATGGTCCACCATCAGGGCCCAAGTTTTCTGTCCTTAACTTGTCTGTCATCCAATTGCAGTATTTATGGTATACAGTACTTCTCCTCCAGCCATTCTGTCAGTTATCCCCTGGGCTCCTGCCCAACAGTTTGAACTCTTTCTCAGGTTAGGTttcggttttgttttatttctataaAGCAGCATAACCCTTTAGCTATGAATTGGGATACTAGATGAAAAGGGGACAGATAAAAAGGGGGAAATATATAGCAAAAACCATAGCAAAAAATATTTCTTCATAACagaaatttaaaaacaatttgaaaaCTGAATTTGATGTCATTTTGTCCAGCGTATTGGGattgaaatatgtattatagtccatacatatttgaagTTGCATTAATAACATCAAACAGAGGACTGGCTGCTGTGAAGTGTTCTCTGCAAATCGTGGTTTCAATCCTCCTCTCCTCCAGGCTTGGAATTAGAAGAGTAATGGACTCCTGTTATGTAACAATATCGTCTATGCAAACTCTTCATGTCTTTTATAGGAGTATCCTTGCTAAAGTTCCTTCATACAAACCTGCTTTGATGTAGCCCTCTCCTGTTACCAAAAACAGTCCTTTTGTTGTCAGTCCAAGAGCCACTGGCTTTTGAGGACTGAGAACCAGTGATGGCAGGCATAATAGACATTGAACGTATACCTCTGATCTCGGAGCATCTTAGAATTTGTACTGTCATGATATTTACATTCAATACAATAGTTCGGTCCTATTGTGGTTGGTTGTTGGGTCCCATTGCAATAAGGAATAAGGGTTTTCTACAGATATCCAGCCCAGGTATGTGCAGTATGTTAATCACAGAACAGCGTTACTCTTTTGAGGGCGCCGTACCACAGAATACAGTGTGTCTGTAGCACTGGGAGGCTGGGTGGAGGCCTGAGAGAGGGACTCTGTAGATATTCTCTCCAGTCTCACTGTGTCGTAGACAGTGCACACCCCACTCCTTGACTCCTCTGGGGTCTGTGAAGGAATGACAAGAAAGTGATATGTTTTAGAGGGGCTGtcagttttagtatttttatgatATTGATAATTTTGCTTTGATTTGGTTTCTCTAGTCTCCTTTAAAGTAATCAGAAATCCAAACCcttgttttttaaaaggaaGATAATTGTGTTCATGTACTATGTTGGAGTCAAGGAACCACTTTGCCAAGTGTTGAGTTAAAACACATACCTGCTGTCCTGGTGGATCATGCGGTGTCACTGTGAAGTACCGTTCATCTGAATGGAAGGAGATAGTTAAATCAAAATTGGGTCTGCTagaattgtatatttaaatactgaTACCCAAAGGTAACAAACAGTATGGAAATTATATATGGTTgctgtttatgtttatgtttggtgatcttaaaatatttacaaatcaATCTGCCTGGTGTAATATATAAATCTCAATTTACTATTTCTCATTTGCCAGATGTTGATGCTGTCCAAAAGATATAGCAAACAGAAACAACACTCAGAATCACCACTCTCTTGCATTCACATGAGTTTTCTCTTGAATAATGACATACCGTTTTTTCTCCTTTTGAAACAGATGTGTGTTAAAATCATAGAAATTGCTACAAAGATGACAAACACTAAGATCCCTGGGATCAGGAAGATGGTGGACTTAGCTTGGTTTTCTTTGTCTTTAGGATTTCCTGCAAGAAAAGTGTTTGAGGGAGATTTATATGTGCAGGCAAAACTGAATGTTCAACCCAATTTTCACAAGTCAtacctttgttttgtttttttgaacatgcacaCAAAATAAGGACATGTTTAATGTGACTAAAAGCtataccaaatcaaaacttagaCCTACCTGCAAACAGCAAAGTACACAGCTATACCCTTATTGTCAGAAATCCCTTTCTTCTTCTAAATGAAAACATTGGAACCTATAACAGTTGGCTTTGATTAAAACTGTCAGACAAATAaggttatattaataataataacatatagcCTAAGTTATAATGATAGGCTAATCCACCAGCACTAGTACTTGATAGATTGTACTATACTACAATACCACAGTTTACCACACTTACCTCGCTTAGTGACTGGACAGACTTTTTCGACCAGAATGGAACCGGTTTTTGAGCTGACCTGGTTGCTGACGTTGCACACAATCTCACTGAGGTTGTGACTGAAGTACAAGGAGAACTGAATGTTTTCCTCCTGTGATGATCTGTTGTGGCTGGCAGAGCACCACTGTCGAGCACTGTGCAGGTTCAGTTCACAGTCATGCTCAGCAGAAACGCCCCAGTGCACCGAACAGTTGAGGGTAAGATGGCAGGTGGCATTTGTTGAGAAATTGGAAGTGACCTCCAGCTGTGGGGGCAACAGTGCCTCTGCAGACAACACAGAGCAGGATTAAGTCCAGTTTGACTGTATATTGCACATCCTATGAAAGTGCACTTACCATAGGATTGTTGTACTTTTAATATGTTGTACTGTTGTACTGTGAATTGACCACAATTTTACACATCTTTCCTTTGCATTCCACATATCTTCATTGTGATTTACTACACTGCACAAGAGGAATACCTTGATACGCCATCCTAAATGTTTCCAAGGCATGTTTATAGTAGACCCTGCATCACTTCTAGTGCAGTGTGCTGGAGCACAGTGTAGACATGTTAGATCCATAAAGAAAACAgtgcaaaaatattttaaaagtgcaaaaatCTGATGATATCTGATGGTAAACTTTAATTAGGGACAGGTATTTCAAATACTGACTGATGACTTACTCGGCTAGAGATAATGTCTTACTTTATTTCTCATCACCATACAAAGTTCATGCTTTTACTCAAGTACtataattgttgtttttctgaattAAGGAATATGATTTCCTACTGCTATTATAAATTACATAGGAGAAACCAGTCATCCCATGCAGAAAATTAGCGGTATTCAAAAGTTCATCTGTTACCAATGACATTTCAGGACACTTAAATGCTAGTGGTGCAAGTTTCCCAGGATgtgcattttcaaaaataatcaGTTTTGTTACTTTAACCAGCAtgtaagcacaatacaaatcaGCTACTCTAGGTCAGTTATAGCAGATCCTGGACctaatcttttttttcccaCTGTAAAGATATTTGTGTGTCTAATCCCTATATATGTGATTCATGTTAAGTTAATACGATGTGGAaagggtgtctcttattgtatcAGAAATATAATTTTGCACAGTTTGCACAGTAGGCTTTGCTTTGCGGTCCTCCCACCCAAACTGCATGAGATGGcatctcttatacaataagaggCACTAGTTTTACATGACCTTTTAACTTACAATTAAGAATAAGACAGTTCAACCTGGAAATTCCAGTTTCTAAAATAAACCTCAGAGGTTCAATTTATGTGCCACCACTGCCCCCCTTGAAAACACACAAGTAACCTTCTTGAAGacttatgcatttttaatgaacactattcattattagtcaattttttttttttactaaactCCTTTTTGAAAAACTTTGCTACAAATAAACAGCGTAGACATAAATATGAACTTACCATGGACAGTAACAGAGTAGTGGCTAAGTACATGTTTACCACCATTTGGATATTCAGCTGTGGCTTTATAAATGCCAGTGTCTTTCTGTGTCAGATTTGTTAATGTAATGGACCAATCACCGTGATTAAAATAAGTTCTGTTTATGTAGTGTGGATACACTGGTTTTGTGTTAATATTTCTGACCACATTAACCTCATTTTCCACTTTTCCATTTTCTGTTCTTGCAAAAGTCCAtgtaaattgttccacattctCATTTTTCATAGGTAAGTCCACGGTGAGGTGTAAAATCATGCCTTGGATTTCATTGAGAATCTTCATTTTGCTTCCCTCTTCAGTACTGATTCCTAGGAAAGAAATGCAATCATTACAAATGTTAACTTCCTACATATATCTACGAAGCAAAGGTAGTTCAGGTGTAACAGCATTGATAAGGTCAACAAATAGATACACAGTTGTcacatgttttcagatttgaaaTCTGGAAATAGGAGTCAATGGAGCTCAGTTTAGTGTTTGTGTAGGCCTAACTCAAGTCAGTGAACTGGAATCTCCAGTTATCTCAAAGCAAACTAGATGTTTGACAGACCCTGAAAAGATACCAttgataaataattatttatgaaactaaacaaattaccaaacaatattgtttaaatGAAGAGTGAGAATACTTTCAACTGCAACCCTGGATGTTGTCAATGGTGTCAAGGTTCCCTTTACACTGTCTGATTTAAGGTTCATTTGAAGAGAATGATTAGGACCTTTGTCAGTGGCGTCATGCCATTGGGGCCAAAATGCAATTCATATTGTTATCCCAAGTCTATGCGTGAACATTTCAGTAAAAATGATCTAATAAagttttgaaatacattatataatttaGCAAGAGGTCAGGAACACTAAGAGACAGGCAATgtgggaattattattattattattattattattattattattattattattattattattattattattgttattattattatggggtttaagtgcagggcagagtgaagtcagtggaGCTGGTAGGGAGAGGTAGAACTAATCAGTGCAGAGGTGATGTGGAATATTAATTGGATGATTGGTGATTTGGAGAGGGAGACTGGGTAATATTCGGGTGATGATGACCTCAAGTGGTGAACAGGGGAAGTGCAGTGAACAGGGCTGACAAAAATACTAAGTGTACCAAAATGTTAAATGATTTAATCTCCTAAATCAATCTCAAATAATagacaaacaaatcaataacacatttattgtgGGGAAGTCCTGGGTGTGGCACATAATGGCCGCCAGAAATGGCACTGCGTTCCCCAGGGCGGATTAATGACCTACAGAAGTTTCCTGATAGGCAGGTTTCCTGCATAAAAGCACAACACCAGTACACCTTGTTTGTTGGGGGGAGTAGGTGCTGAAGAGAGagcagaacaaacaaacaaacaaataaacaaaaaaacaagatggaaaactcaTTGCTGACTGTTTTGTACATGAACTAGCATTTGGATACtgattttgatggtttgttgtttgtctgtttttttggtGATTTGTTCTTTTTATACAGAGGGACCCATTTAATCAGGCTCAACAAGGAGTTGggtgtttatttacatttgtgtctgtttattttgatcACTAGCACTGtacagtaataaaataaagtaaatagtGTCCTTTTCACCTTATCACTGCCTTTGAGTGAGCCTGCCTCCTAGACCTGCCTATATCAAGAGCCCAGCACTGTGTCCACCCCCACACTATGTACCTTTCATTGCCTCTTGAATTACTATTGAATTTATGACTAATCAATATTAAACATAGATTATAATTGAAACTTGTAATCAAACCTATTGGGCTTTCATGTATGCAAAGTAATTTGTCTGTGATCACATAATTTAACACAAGTAAACCCACATAACTCCAATACGAACACGTCTGTTTAGACTTTTGTACAAATACACCCCCTTCATAGCGCCCCTCTGATGTCAGGGCTTGAAGTTACATGATCGGTTTTCatgtcttctttacaaaacatcCAATGTGTAGTATACTGCAATATTCTATACAatgtcaattttttattttattttaatgacattTAACATCCAATGTAGGAAGGAATATCAAATGGATGTTACCACACAGAAGAGCTAAAAATTAAAGCATGGTTTGTGGTGGAAAAACTTGGTCTTGGTCAGGGGAAAAAAGTTTTGATAAATTGACAATGTTCAActttaaacttaaattaaattaaatacaaaaagataGACTAGCCTAAcacaattaattttaaatcagAATTTCATATTTGTGTGTTGGATATAATCAATttggtaaagttaatgtcatgtttaaataaatattgcgTTAACATGAGgtaatatttcattatttttaaataatacatttgtggtacGTAGATTGTaggtatatatacagtgtgaattacaaataaaattataaaaatcacatttgcatatttaacCATTTAAATCCAAacattggtaacactttacaataaggtactattatttctcattaattaatatgaataccatagaatttaaacataaatacatcatgaacatctTATTGTGGGGtctcttttccttctttttaatGACAGACTGCAGAcaactgtaaaaacaaattaaaatttgaataaaaacaaaaatgtataaaaacatgaaaaaatacaGATCACTTAAAGCTGTATTTATAACTTTAACTGAGCATTTGACAGACTGTACATACTTGAGATTGTGTGTATAAAGCACAGTAAGCTATATGTActtaaacatttacaaatgaaatttcaTATAAAGAGACAACaaactgattattatttatttatttttaatggaacGTACAGTGGACTTGTTCACAGCAAACATGCGGCCACCAGCAGACCAGCTTCTAATACTTAATATTTCCGTGATAGTCATTCCTTTCTCTGATCTATTTGAAGTAGATTCACTTGTCTTGTActagatttttttatattacagattttttttttaaaacattcaaattgtATGGGTACCTAGCGAATACCAAAATATGTGAGTGCTGAACTTGCGGATACTGAGATGCTGGTGTATTATCTCTAATTAGCAATAATTATTGTGAAATAATGGAATATCTTCTCATATTAATGCAATCataatttttttctctttggcaCTAATAAGCTTCTGTACTTTTCAAGTATTTTTTCAATAACTTTTCTGTTGCTTCTGCTAATCTTCTCCCTTGAGATACTATCTCATATCTTCTATTGCTACCCAGTGTTAAATCGGTCATCAGTttatgatttagagatattgtCACAATTTAGTCATGCACTTCTCTTTATTATTAGTCTACTAAAAACAGACTCAAATCTTTGTTAGTTTTAGTCAACAGATTAATCATATCTAAAACctgcatacatttaattcagttttagtcTTTGGaacataaattacattaatttaccTTTTTTAACTTTAGAATTAAGACAGTTCTAATTAGTTAGCATTTAAATCCATACAATGATTGTGGCAACTTACCAAAACTATTTACGCaaagaacaaattaataaaacagataATTATTACTCTAAGAACATATAGGAATCACAGACTAACATACGTTCAACATCATTTTTTCACCTCCAAAGCCTTCATGGGTTtgtctaagaaataaataaacaccacaTTCTTACACATGGAATTTGATGTATTTCACACTTCATATGTCACTTCAAAATTGTTGTATTTTCTCAAGTCATGTAGCCATATTCGGTTTTGTTTCCCGCAGTTATATCttcattatacattttcatcataTTTGAAGTACTACCAAACTGCAGATTTCTTTCTTCCAAGTGCTGAATTAATGGTTACTCGCAAGTTAGGAACTATCCAGTTTAATCGGCCGTGCTCAGTGACCTAGCTACTAAGAAATAATACCAATAAATCAGTTTGCATATATGAGcttatgatgataataataacagaaacattATAGATAACATAACTAGCTTTTACTGAACACTCTCTTTTCGATCAAatgtttgtattcattttgcAGGAAATGACCGCACTCTCAAAACTCTGATTCTCCTTCAGTTTCCCAGCTCCTCCTTCCCCAGACGGCGCTGTAGGCCCCAGTTGTGTTTACAATTATAAACTGCACTCCATGGCATCAACAATCTGCCTGGGATTGGCTGCTATTGGACAGATAGACAGGCGGTAAAATCGCAAATGGTGAATTCTGAGTTTTAGTCGAACTGTCTGATTTCGTCACGTCATATTTtcacaaatgaaaatggaaaaacatttaactttcgtcatcattttggatgtttttattatgatttttgtcttcatttactaaaatgaaaaacagttcATTGACAAGCATTTGCGTCATCAATTTCATCAACAAAATCATCTTGTGTGAATTCCTCTCAGGTTATTTGTTTAAACTCCACgctgttttctgttgttttgctTAACTCTCTTCTTTGTGGATCAGCTCAATATGTTTCTGCCATAGAATGCTACTGTGTAGGACTAAATGTTGCTCTCTGTGATGTGTAATGCAATACATGGTATCTTACATTGATAAAGTGTGTAAGTTGCCTTGGATCAGCTAAATAACTTTAATACTAAGTCAGTTAAATTCAACAGCAGGAAAGATAAATGTAAGTAGGTGTTGCTGTGGAAACAGGTGTTGAGGtttcctgtttttaatttacttagccTTCCGAATCACCGCTCTCAGATGTACAACTAAAGTTTCTGTTTTCCCCTCTGTGACTGTACTgccatttatttaatgtttctgTCTTGGGGGAAATCTGGGGATTTACTTACATGTAAGTGGAAACATCCCCCACAAAAAAATCTGGGGGAGAAAAACACTTTATAACTTCTATTTTTAGGTCTGGTAAGTTGAAGATCTGGTCCAGAAATGAATGCATTGTGCCCCCAGTTCTCACCCACATGGAAGACTCAGAGTGTGTCATAACATTCATATGTATAGTGTGATGGATGTGTTACATATATATGATAATTCTCATCCTGCaggagaccactcccatcagggtAGAAATGTTTCAGCACAGGATAAACTTGATCACTCCAAATAAATTTGTAAGGGGACatgtggacccaaaccatgccaggaagaTGCCCCCCATAGCATAAtcgagcctccggaccccctcaatgtaggggtcaagcagtcaggcctgtactgtactgtactgtacacatgcacttgcccacttgtcgAATATGATGATGGATGATTCaactgaccatatcactttcttccacatctctgtagaccagtgtctATGGTTCTtgtaccactgaactctcacatatgcatttgtctttgtaatgaggggtttctgcactgccatcttgatccaaaatcgaggtcaactgggctgcTTGTATACaagccacagagcatga
It contains:
- the LOC136768751 gene encoding SLAM family member 9; translation: MTFLPVLPLLMSLLVTGISTEEGSKMKILNEIQGMILHLTVDLPMKNENVEQFTWTFARTENGKVENEVNVVRNINTKPVYPHYINRTYFNHGDWSITLTNLTQKDTGIYKATAEYPNGGKHVLSHYSVTVHEALLPPQLEVTSNFSTNATCHLTLNCSVHWGVSAEHDCELNLHSARQWCSASHNRSSQEENIQFSLYFSHNLSEIVCNVSNQVSSKTGSILVEKVCPVTKRGNPKDKENQAKSTIFLIPGILVFVIFVAISMILTHICFKRRKNDERYFTVTPHDPPGQQTPEESRSGVCTVYDTVRLERISTESLSQASTQPPSATDTLYSVSLQPCPLGVGMSYAPTVWPPTVGTLWP